The genomic interval ATCATGAACGCCTATACGATCGGCGTGACGATGGTGCTGATGGCAACCGGCGCGTTGGCCGACCGCTTCGGTCGCAAACGCGTCTTCATCGCGACCATCGTCGCTTTCGCCATTTCCTCCCTCGCCTGCGGCATGACTGAAAGCGTGGCGGTGCTGATCGGCGCACGCTTCCTTCAGGGACTAAGCGGTGGAGCGATGCTGGTATGCCAGATCGCCATTCTGTCACATCAGTTCCGCACGGCCCGCGAGCGTGGAATGGCTTTCGGCTGGTGGGGTATTGTCTCCGGCGTCGGGCTGGGTTTCGGGCCGATCATCGGCGGAGCCATCGTTGCGCTGTGGAGCTGGGAGTGGGTATTCCTCGTTCACGTGGCCCTCGGCATCCTGACACTGTTCCTTGCCGCAAGCGGTGTGGAAGAATCGCGTGATCCGGATGCGACCCGTCTTGATCTTGCCGGTATCGCCACACTTTCGGTTGCCGTGTTCTGCCTTGCGTTTTTCATCACCCAAGGACCGGAACTCGGCTTTGCCAGTTCAAAGGCACTTCTGATCCTTGGTCTATCAGTCGCGAGTTTTATCGCCTTCGTGATCGTCGAAAAGCTCACTCCAAGGCCGATGTTCGATTTCTCCGTATTTCGCATCCGGCCATTTTCCGGCGCGATTATCGGCTCGGCGGCGATGAACATCAGCTTCTGGCCGTTCATGATCTATCTGCCGATCTGGTTTCAGGCGGGCCTTGGTTATGACAGCGTCACCGCCGGTCTCGGTCTGCTTGCCTATACGCTGCCAGCGCTGGTCGTACCGCCGTTGGCCGAGCGTCTGTCGCTGCGTTATCAACCCCGTCTTGTCGTCCCGGCCGGGCTGTTCACCATCGGTCTCGGTTTCATGCTGATGAAACTTGGCAGCAGTGTCGCAGATGCGAGCTGGCTCACCATGCTGCCCGGCTGCATCCTGTCCGGTGTCGGGCTTGGCCTCACCAACACGCCGGTCACCAATACGACAACCGGTGCCGTTCCCGCTGCCCGTTCCGGCATGGCCTCCGGCATCGACATGAGCGCGCGAATGATCTCGCTTGCCATCAACATCCCGATCATGGGCTTCATTCTGGTTGAGGGCGTCTGGTCGTCGCTTAGGGCCAACCTGCCGTCCGGCGCGGATTTGCCCGCCCTGCGTTCGCTCGCGGAGAAGATCGCGGCGGGAACCGCGGGATCGTCGGTGGAGCGTGTTTCGGATGCACTCGTCCATCAGGCACTCGCGGACGGTTTCGGTCTGGTCATGCTTTATGCTGGCATCAGTGTCTGGTTGCTCGCCGCTCTGAGCTTTGTGGTTTTCGGCCCGGCGCGAAAGCTTGCCCACGGTTAGTGGTGCCCGGGCGCTGGGACGATAGTCAGGCGGATTTCAGGATTTGCAGTCCTGCCGAAGGTTGGGCGGCCGCAGTCTCCTCGCGGCTCCAGCGGCCAAAGGCGGAGCGGCCCAAAATCGCAATCGACGTATCCTCCTGCGGCGCATGGACGAGCACCGTCTGGATGTCGCGGAAATGTCGTTCGAGGCCCAGTTCGCTACCAAGACCTGGATTGCCGATGCCGCGCACTGCGATCTCGACGGCATCACGCAGCTGCCGGCCGGCAAGCAGCCTTGCCCTGATGAATCCTTCCGCATCGCCATTGTTGTTTTCGAGCGTGCCGAAAATGATCTGGCGGGCGCCGGAGACCAGAAGATCGATTTCGCCTGAAAGCGTTATGAAACGTTCCGTGCGGGCGATGGGATGGCCGAGATTGGCCGGCACACGCTCATGCGCGAAGCGGATGAACTTGGCCTGAGCGGCTTCTGCTACGCCGAGGTAAAGCGCTGTCAAAGCCAGCGTGAGTGCCGCATGCGCCCGGTTGTCCTGCTGGGCGACCGATGGATCGACGAGGTCGATGACGTTTTCCGCCGGGATTTCGACATTGGCATATTCGACATCGTGCGATCCCGTAGCGCGCATGCCGA from Agrobacterium tumefaciens carries:
- a CDS encoding MFS transporter; translated protein: MTLAVTAPTRSRSTIALAAVCLSALMFGLEISSVPAILPTLEQVLHADFRQLQWIMNAYTIGVTMVLMATGALADRFGRKRVFIATIVAFAISSLACGMTESVAVLIGARFLQGLSGGAMLVCQIAILSHQFRTARERGMAFGWWGIVSGVGLGFGPIIGGAIVALWSWEWVFLVHVALGILTLFLAASGVEESRDPDATRLDLAGIATLSVAVFCLAFFITQGPELGFASSKALLILGLSVASFIAFVIVEKLTPRPMFDFSVFRIRPFSGAIIGSAAMNISFWPFMIYLPIWFQAGLGYDSVTAGLGLLAYTLPALVVPPLAERLSLRYQPRLVVPAGLFTIGLGFMLMKLGSSVADASWLTMLPGCILSGVGLGLTNTPVTNTTTGAVPAARSGMASGIDMSARMISLAINIPIMGFILVEGVWSSLRANLPSGADLPALRSLAEKIAAGTAGSSVERVSDALVHQALADGFGLVMLYAGISVWLLAALSFVVFGPARKLAHG
- a CDS encoding acyl-CoA dehydrogenase family protein; the protein is MSHDPTVLDATARILEQAAPDADQTGQFPWTGIRAVHESGLLESTVATRYGGQGATLADTAHILAALGRGDPSVALISAMTIFTHLAQAAKNHWPEDLYRRLLMDAKQRPLLLNAARVEPELGSPARGGLPATLARRTNNGWSITGRKRFVTGAYGLTHFLVWAHTDETPARVGTFVVPNGLPGIKVIENWQSLGMRATGSHDVEYANVEIPAENVIDLVDPSVAQQDNRAHAALTLALTALYLGVAEAAQAKFIRFAHERVPANLGHPIARTERFITLSGEIDLLVSGARQIIFGTLENNNGDAEGFIRARLLAGRQLRDAVEIAVRGIGNPGLGSELGLERHFRDIQTVLVHAPQEDTSIAILGRSAFGRWSREETAAAQPSAGLQILKSA